Genomic DNA from Triticum dicoccoides isolate Atlit2015 ecotype Zavitan chromosome 4B, WEW_v2.0, whole genome shotgun sequence:
GGCCCAAAACCATGCAACGACGTCCTCATCTCCAGTGGCCTAGGAGCATCTATAGCAGGGCACCCCAAAGCGTCCATAAACGCCCGGGCGGGAAAAACCGACCCAGACGAGCGCCTTAAACCGTTCTCAAACGCTTGTGCCGTCCGGCGCCTCTTAGATCCAGTCCAAATATGGTATAGATATGAGACGGTCCGGGCACGCCCGTCACGTCGGCTTGGCCAAGCGTGGCCCACATGTGCACCACAAATACCCCCATGTGGAAAAGCTTAGAGACCGGTCAATCTGAACTCAACTTCACTCCAATCTTCGTCCACTCCACTTTCGATCCCCTCCCGTCTGATCCAATGACCAGCGACGGAAGCAGCAGTGGCTCCGGTGGTGAATCCGACGGCTTGAGCATCGATGTGGGGGAGGTGGCCCTCCACATCACCTTAGAGGCGGTCACTGCTCGAGCAAGGCGGCCCCGACAGCGAATGATTTTCTTCCTCAGCGCCCGTCGCCCGTCGATACAATGCTGGCACCGTCGCCGGCCCATCCGGCCTAGCGCGCAGCTCCGGCCACTCCGCTCCCGTCCTTCAGGTACGCTGGCAACCAACACCTTCTGTTCCGGAAGTGGTACCCGACCACCGCTGGGTCCTTGTGCCCGCGCAGGTGCCGGTGCGCATGAGGATGCCCGAGTCCGGGGCACGAGATGCCCACCGCGAGCGGCAGAGGGCAAGGGAGAGGGTGACGGCGGCAGAGGCGCTGACCGCACGCCAGGCACGCGCGAGCGCGCCGGCCGATCCCGATATCGTGCTGTCGTGACGGTCCTCCAGCGCAAGAATGCCAAGGCACTCCGACTCGCCATCAAGTTATCGGAGCACGAGGCAAGCAAGGAGGCGGCAGCGAAAGCGAAGGCGTCCCGCCATGCGAAGGAGCAGGACCGCCTGCTTCGCAGGCTGTCGGGCCGAAGCTGTAGCTCGGACTCCGACATGACGGACGGCTCGACCTCCAGCTCCGACGACGACGCACCACCACACGCCGGCCTACACGGAGGAAGGGCACGACCGCATCGACGGCCAGAAGGGGAAGGGGACAGTGAGTGAATGGTGATTTCCACCGTCCTTGCCTGTTCTGTTTATATTTCAATTATGTTTTAAGTTATTTGTAGAATGGATTTGTCGTTGAACTCCGATGAACTATACTTCTTTTGTCCGGCGATGAAATGTTGATCCGATGAACTCCGTGTGTTGGCCGTTTTTTATGTAGTGTTGCATGGATTATATTGTTTTGAAGTTTCGGATATGATAGACGCGGGTATGAAAGCCAACAAATAGGGCGTGACCCGTAAGCGCCCGCGGACATGTAGAGACACTTTCACGGGCGTTTGAGGGCCTGGATTTGCTATCTGTATATGCTCTAACCAGGCCGGGTGGCCATTGAAGATCGCTATCCAGCGATGCCGTCGAGCATCGTCTTCCAAAGACCGCACCCTCTGTCAGCCATGCCTGCACTTCACGGCAAGCATGCACAACATGATACTCCTATATGCGTATCTCACCACGGATCACTTCATCTTTGTTTTAGAACTAGAGAAACGATTTGTTAGCTGACTCATGCAAAAGATAAGAGCGCTAGAACATGGATCGAACATTTTTGTAAACCAAGTTGCACGTCCCAAAAAACTTCATTGACTAACACCGATGCAACCAATTAATcaccacccacccacacacacacgaaCTGCACAATTACAGTTTACACTCAGGTTCTCAGTTGAAGAGGTTCAGCAGCGGGGGCGCCCCGGCCTCCGCCGCGTCGCCGCTGGCGTCCTCGCAGCACGTCGTGGTGGAGTACTCGTCTGACGCGCCGCCTCGCCTCCCGCCGGCCAGCGGCGACGACAAGGGCGTCAGGCAGAGGTCCAGATCGCACGACGGCAGCACCGGCCCCGGCAGCTTCACCTGCTGCCCTCCTGCGGCGCCGCAGCCAGGGTTGTTCTTGCTCCGCTTCCTGGCGGGCGCGGACGTGGAGTTCTCCGGCGAGGAGTGGAGGGAGGAGGAGCTGCCGGTGTTTGTGCCGACGTTGCCGTAGAGGCCGGCCATGTCGCGTTCCGTGAAGGCGGCGGGCACGGCGGAGAGCGAGCGCAGGGAGTCGCCGCGCAGCACGGCGTCGGCGGCGGCCTGGCAGAGGTCCCAGTTGCTGGTCCACATGAGCCCGATGGCGCCGCTCACCGGGTTGATCGTCCGGCCACACGCCTCGTACAGAAGCGACCGGAACAAGGCTGCACCAATAAGACGACATGTTAATCACCCAATCCTAACATATAATTATGTTAATTATTATTGTTAATCAACAGAAGATTCTAGAAATCCTGAAATGTTGTCCGGACTATACGAGTGTTCTACTACTTGGCAGAGTAGGAATGCATGGGTGGATTATTCAGCGCCGAAGGGGCAAAAGATATGAATTGACCTCTCGACAGAGGTCGGAGGGCAATCGTCATGATTAATTAGCATATCTCTCAGCACTCTTTAATTAAGGATTGTGTTTGGCAAAGTGCAATTGGGAGCGTGGCTAAAAAGATTCTCTGCTTTAGCGAGCTACCTAGCCAGTCTGACCCATGGGCGCGTCGGAAGGCCGCGTACCGTCCAAAAGAATGCTTAAAATAATTAAAACACTGCCTTCATAGATAGGTCATGTCTAAGCTGTAGCCTGGCTGCCTGGGTAACATTGTTCATCGAGACAAAACCAAGGCGATGGGTTTTTAACTTTTCGCACAGGTGGCCGCACGCTAGCTAGCTAGGTTGTACTGATCACCGAGGTAGTAAAAGCTATAGCTAGCAGAGGTAAGATAAGATAAGATTGTACTGTAGTGCACTAAACTAATCACGACTGTGATCGACAACGCCGGCCGGCCCTCGCGTAGCTTGAAGAGCTGTTTTGTGTTTTCCGCATTCTTGACAGCCCATCTGCCCTTCTAAAAAATCTATCTATCTACCACTAGATGAACAATTGCAACGCCGGCCGGCCGGCGCTCGCGTCGCTTGAAGGTAGCGAGATGGTAAGTACctgggcggtggtggagcgggacgGCGGCGAGGGAGGCGACGAGGCCGGCACGGCCGAAGAACTTGGCGACGAAGACGGTGGCGTTGGCCTGCGGCTGGGCGCCGTCGATCCACTCGATGCTGGGCCGCAGCACGCAGGCGTCGCTGCACCCCTTGCGCAGCACGCGGCACCCGTTGCAGCTCATCTCTCACCTAACGGATCAACCAACGGCGGGGCACTCGGTCGATCGATAGACGAATCCTCGGCTCCCTGGACAGTCGGCCACCTTATCTGCCGCCGTACGCCGGAGGTGCGCGGTGATTGAGCTGGCGGAGTCCGCGGTGTAGATCTTGCTACTAAACTGGACGTCGGTCGATGTCGATATGCGGCGGGGAGGAGTGGTAGGGAGTAGCAGAG
This window encodes:
- the LOC119295109 gene encoding LOB domain-containing protein 39-like, which translates into the protein MSCNGCRVLRKGCSDACVLRPSIEWIDGAQPQANATVFVAKFFGRAGLVASLAAVPLHHRPALFRSLLYEACGRTINPVSGAIGLMWTSNWDLCQAAADAVLRGDSLRSLSAVPAAFTERDMAGLYGNVGTNTGSSSSLHSSPENSTSAPARKRSKNNPGCGAAGGQQVKLPGPVLPSCDLDLCLTPLSSPLAGGRRGGASDEYSTTTCCEDASGDAAEAGAPPLLNLFN